In the Acidobacteriota bacterium genome, one interval contains:
- a CDS encoding TonB-dependent receptor — translation MTHRRLLIAFGLAALFAVPAPLAGQGNPTGTIAGRVVSLDGLSLPGVTVVAQSPALQGVREAVTSANGDYLLAFLPPGHYTVTFSLEGFTTLRQEASVAAAQSVPVDVRLELAGVTETVVVVGMTTDVLTQTATTATTFRKEAVDTLPLTRTSLDFAAALVPGVTRSGPSSTTTGLAALSISGAASFDNLVLVNGAIVQDNVRRGSIPLFIEDAIQETTVVTSAISAEFGRFAGGVVNAITKSGGNRFSGSFRTTFDNDSWRAVSPFGEGRSDTIIPTYEFTLGGPVLRDRLWFFGAGRLRESTTSQTTAAPARLSFERTQSDDRFEGKVTWTAFTGHTLKAAYLDRRGKQTNAGFEQVLDLRSLSNREDPEDLRSINYTGIFGGRFFLEAQYSQRHAVIARGFGATSTDLVEGTLVIDNVSGARYNSPTFCGICRDENRDNAHWMVKGSYFLSTPRFGSHTFVAGFDSFNDELASENHQSGSGYRILGTSSIVRDGVPYPVWQNVGSATLIRWNPIFAATKGSQFRTHSFFVNDQWRLSDRLSFNLGLRYDKNDGTDSAGAPAVDDAKWSPRLSATWDPRGNGLWTVNASYATYVSAIVNGIANAGSNAGSPARFDYQYLGPAINTDPGQPLVSTEDALRILFDWFFANGGTNRPTTFAGLPGVNFRVADNLNSPSVNEIAGGASRRIGSGGIVRADLVYRDFRDFYATRVDRSTGQVRNDLGQTFDMRVVENTNEMERQYVGLSTSLAYRLGERLSVGGAYTVSRTWGNVDGETSASGPVTVGPQFYPEYSELRWNDPVGGLATDQRHKTRLWASWMVPLAERWGTLTLGVIQAADSGQPYNARGTVNVSRYVTPTGYQTPPATATYFFTERDAFRTEASTQTDLAVTYGYRIGGRSGVELFAKADVQNLFNQAAIVNPQFLNQGVLTNNNAPTQLAAFDPFLETPQRGVHWELNPAFGTPTSRFAYQFPRLFRVAVGVRF, via the coding sequence ATGACGCATCGTCGACTTCTGATCGCGTTCGGCCTGGCGGCGCTGTTCGCGGTGCCGGCACCGCTTGCTGGCCAAGGCAACCCGACCGGCACGATTGCGGGCCGGGTCGTCTCCCTGGACGGCCTGTCGCTCCCGGGTGTGACCGTGGTGGCGCAGTCGCCGGCGCTGCAGGGCGTCCGCGAGGCGGTCACCTCGGCCAACGGCGATTACCTGCTCGCCTTCCTGCCGCCCGGACACTACACCGTGACCTTCTCCCTCGAGGGCTTCACGACGCTCCGGCAGGAAGCCTCGGTTGCCGCCGCCCAGAGCGTGCCCGTCGACGTCCGGCTCGAGCTCGCCGGGGTCACGGAGACGGTCGTCGTCGTCGGCATGACGACCGACGTCCTCACGCAGACGGCCACGACGGCGACGACGTTCCGCAAGGAGGCGGTCGACACGCTGCCGTTGACACGAACGTCGCTCGACTTCGCCGCTGCACTTGTGCCAGGTGTCACGCGGTCCGGCCCGAGCAGCACCACGACGGGTCTTGCGGCGCTCAGCATCTCGGGAGCGGCCTCGTTCGACAACCTCGTGCTCGTCAACGGGGCCATCGTGCAGGACAACGTGCGACGCGGCTCCATCCCGCTCTTCATCGAGGACGCCATCCAGGAGACGACGGTCGTCACGTCGGCCATCTCGGCCGAGTTCGGGCGTTTCGCGGGCGGCGTCGTGAACGCGATCACGAAGTCGGGCGGCAACCGGTTCAGCGGCAGCTTCCGGACGACGTTCGACAACGACAGCTGGCGCGCGGTGAGCCCGTTCGGGGAAGGCCGGAGCGACACCATCATCCCGACCTACGAGTTCACCCTCGGCGGCCCGGTGCTGCGCGACCGGCTCTGGTTCTTCGGAGCGGGCCGTCTCCGCGAGAGCACGACGTCGCAGACCACGGCCGCCCCGGCGCGCCTCTCTTTCGAGCGGACGCAAAGCGACGACCGCTTCGAGGGAAAGGTGACCTGGACGGCCTTCACGGGGCACACGCTCAAGGCGGCCTACCTGGATCGGCGCGGCAAGCAGACCAATGCGGGCTTCGAGCAGGTGCTCGACCTGCGGAGTCTCTCGAACCGCGAGGACCCCGAAGACCTGCGCTCGATCAACTACACGGGCATCTTCGGCGGCCGGTTCTTCCTCGAGGCGCAGTACTCCCAGCGCCACGCGGTCATCGCGCGCGGCTTCGGCGCCACGTCGACCGACCTCGTCGAGGGCACGCTCGTCATCGACAACGTGTCGGGCGCGCGGTACAACTCGCCGACCTTCTGCGGCATCTGCCGCGACGAGAACCGCGACAACGCCCACTGGATGGTGAAGGGGTCGTACTTCCTCTCGACGCCGAGGTTCGGATCGCACACCTTCGTCGCCGGCTTCGACAGCTTCAACGACGAGCTCGCGTCGGAGAACCACCAGTCGGGCAGCGGCTACCGCATCCTCGGCACGAGCTCGATCGTGCGCGACGGCGTGCCGTATCCCGTATGGCAGAACGTGGGAAGCGCCACGCTCATCCGGTGGAACCCGATCTTCGCGGCCACCAAGGGCTCGCAGTTCCGCACGCACTCGTTCTTCGTCAACGACCAGTGGAGGCTCAGCGATCGCCTGAGCTTCAATCTGGGCCTGCGATACGACAAGAACGACGGGACCGACTCGGCCGGCGCACCGGCGGTGGACGACGCGAAGTGGAGCCCGCGCCTCTCGGCGACGTGGGACCCCCGTGGCAACGGCCTGTGGACGGTCAACGCCAGCTACGCCACCTACGTCTCGGCCATCGTCAACGGTATCGCCAACGCCGGGTCGAACGCCGGCAGCCCGGCCCGCTTCGACTACCAGTACCTCGGCCCGGCCATCAACACCGACCCGGGCCAGCCGCTCGTGTCGACCGAAGACGCGCTGCGGATCCTGTTCGACTGGTTCTTCGCCAACGGCGGCACGAACCGGCCGACCACGTTCGCCGGGCTGCCCGGCGTGAACTTCCGCGTGGCCGACAACCTCAACTCGCCGAGCGTGAACGAGATCGCCGGCGGCGCCTCGCGGCGGATCGGCTCAGGCGGCATCGTGCGCGCCGATCTCGTCTATCGCGACTTCCGCGACTTCTACGCCACGCGGGTCGACCGGTCGACGGGCCAGGTGCGGAACGACCTCGGCCAGACCTTCGACATGCGGGTGGTCGAGAACACCAACGAGATGGAGCGCCAGTACGTGGGTCTCAGCACGAGCCTGGCCTACCGGCTCGGCGAGCGCCTGTCGGTGGGCGGGGCCTATACGGTGTCGCGCACGTGGGGCAACGTCGACGGCGAGACGAGCGCCAGCGGTCCGGTGACCGTCGGCCCGCAGTTCTACCCTGAGTACTCCGAGCTGCGGTGGAACGACCCGGTCGGCGGTCTCGCCACCGACCAGCGCCACAAGACGCGACTCTGGGCCAGCTGGATGGTACCGCTCGCCGAGCGATGGGGCACCCTGACGCTGGGAGTGATCCAGGCGGCCGACTCGGGACAGCCGTACAACGCGAGAGGCACGGTGAACGTGAGCCGTTACGTCACCCCCACGGGGTACCAGACGCCACCGGCGACGGCGACCTATTTCTTCACGGAACGCGACGCGTTTCGCACCGAGGCGTCGACCCAGACCGACCTCGCGGTGACCTACGGCTACCGGATTGGCGGGAGGAGCGGAGTCGAGCTGTTCGCGAAGGCGGACGTGCAGAACCTGTTCAACCAGGCGGCGATCGTCAACCCGCAGTTCCTGAACCAGGGCGTGCTCACCAACAACAACGCCCCGACCCAGCTCGCAGCCTTCGACCCGTTCCTCGAGACGCCGCAGCGGGGCGTGCACTGGGAGCTCAACCCGGCGTTCGGGACGCCGACGAGCCGGTTCGCCTACCAGTTCCCACGCCTGTTCCGTGTGGCGGTCGGCGTGCGGTTCTAA
- a CDS encoding DUF547 domain-containing protein: MVRRSPFVRAWLGLAMAVSVVAGAPRAQDLPVVDPFHVAFDELLDVHVRDGLVYYRALQADRGRLDRYVASLDVPPARLARWSRDEQAAFWLNAYNAFVLRTVVNAYPIRGRASEYPAGSIRQVPGAFERTTHRVAGEALTLDAIEQTKVAAFGDPRMFFALGRGALGGGRLRSEAFTAARLEEQLAAVRAECVARAVCSRIDAGTNGLFASPVFGWREAEFVAAYPGGSEGPYAGRTPLERAVVAFIEPHVYPREREYLALNTFQLRFQPFDWRLNDLTGGRRD; the protein is encoded by the coding sequence ATGGTCAGGCGCTCTCCGTTCGTCCGTGCGTGGCTGGGTCTCGCGATGGCCGTGTCGGTGGTGGCCGGCGCGCCGCGAGCCCAGGACCTGCCCGTCGTCGACCCCTTCCACGTGGCGTTCGACGAACTGCTCGACGTGCACGTCCGCGACGGCCTCGTCTACTACCGGGCGCTGCAGGCCGACCGTGGGCGGCTCGACAGGTACGTGGCGTCGCTCGACGTGCCACCCGCGCGGCTTGCGCGGTGGTCGCGCGACGAACAGGCGGCGTTCTGGCTGAACGCGTACAACGCGTTCGTCCTGCGGACCGTCGTCAACGCGTACCCGATTCGCGGCCGCGCGTCGGAGTACCCTGCCGGCAGCATCCGGCAGGTTCCCGGGGCGTTCGAGCGGACGACCCATCGCGTGGCGGGCGAGGCGCTGACGCTCGACGCGATCGAACAGACGAAGGTCGCGGCCTTCGGCGACCCGCGCATGTTCTTCGCGCTCGGCCGCGGCGCGCTCGGCGGGGGACGGCTGCGGAGCGAGGCGTTCACCGCGGCGCGGCTCGAGGAGCAGCTGGCCGCGGTGCGCGCCGAGTGCGTCGCACGCGCCGTTTGCAGCCGCATCGACGCCGGCACCAACGGCCTGTTCGCGAGCCCCGTCTTCGGCTGGCGCGAGGCGGAGTTCGTCGCCGCGTACCCGGGCGGCAGCGAGGGTCCCTACGCGGGCCGCACGCCGCTCGAGCGGGCGGTCGTGGCCTTCATCGAGCCGCACGTCTATCCGCGCGAACGCGAGTACCTCGCGCTCAACACGTTCCAGTTGCGATTCCAGCCGTTCGACTGGCGGCTGAACGATCTGACGGGCGGACGCCGGGACTGA
- a CDS encoding SDR family oxidoreductase: MNLHLTDKIAIVTGSSRGLGLASARALALEGARVCLCARGAEALEASAAALCEEVGDAHRVLAVAADLATVEGAAHVVARTVEAFGGVDVLVNNIGLARGAGLLDTPDEEWQSAFDQTLFPAIRMSRLVVPHLRARGGGVILMIASIWGRESGGRMTYNAVKAAEISLAKALAQQLAPSNIRVNSVAPGSISFPGGSWWKRQQDDPEGIAEFVRRELPFGRFGRADEVGDVVAFLASPRASWVSGASITVDGCQSRSNI; encoded by the coding sequence ATGAACCTCCACCTCACCGACAAGATCGCCATCGTCACCGGCTCGAGCCGGGGGCTCGGTCTCGCCAGCGCCCGGGCGCTCGCCCTCGAGGGTGCGCGCGTGTGCCTGTGCGCGAGGGGCGCGGAGGCGCTCGAGGCGTCGGCTGCCGCCCTCTGCGAGGAGGTCGGCGACGCGCATCGCGTGCTCGCGGTCGCCGCCGACCTCGCCACCGTCGAGGGCGCGGCCCACGTGGTGGCGCGCACCGTCGAGGCCTTCGGCGGCGTCGACGTGCTCGTCAACAACATCGGTCTCGCGCGCGGGGCGGGCCTGCTCGACACGCCCGACGAGGAGTGGCAGAGCGCGTTCGATCAGACCCTGTTTCCCGCCATCCGGATGTCGCGCCTGGTCGTGCCGCACCTGCGCGCGCGGGGCGGGGGCGTGATCCTGATGATCGCGTCGATCTGGGGACGTGAGTCGGGCGGCCGCATGACGTACAACGCCGTGAAGGCCGCCGAGATCAGCCTGGCGAAGGCGCTCGCCCAGCAGCTCGCGCCGAGCAACATCCGGGTCAACAGCGTCGCGCCGGGCTCGATCTCGTTTCCCGGCGGGTCGTGGTGGAAGCGCCAGCAGGACGACCCGGAGGGCATCGCCGAGTTCGTCCGACGCGAGCTGCCGTTTGGCCGCTTCGGGCGGGCCGACGAGGTGGGCGACGTCGTCGCGTTCCTGGCCTCGCCGAGGGCGAGCTGGGTGAGCGGCGCGTCGATCACCGTCGACGGCTGCCAGTCGCGCTCGAACATCTGA